The genomic DNA GGCGGATGCCTCGCATGACGAGCTGCAACTGCGCAGACTGAAAAAGCGCCGTCTCAAGCTCAAGGATGCGATTACCTTGCTCCAGCTTCAGCTCGAGCCGGACGTGCCCGCCTGATTCCCCTTGTCCCGGGCCGCTCTTGAAGCGGCTCGCCAAAAGCCTCGCCTTGCCTGACTCCGAAGACCTGCCCGCCGCCACCGTAACGTCAGATCCGTCTGATCAGTCCGCTACGCCTGATACGCCCGACTCGCCCGAGACGCCGGCGGCCAGCGCCGCCGGGCCGTCCGGCACGGCGGCTTCGCACGCCGCCCAACTGGCCACCATCTTTGCCGAGACCGGGACCCTGGCCACCGGCATCGAGGGCTATCGCCCACGCGCGGCGCAGGAGCAAATGGCCGCAGCCGTGGCCGGGGCGATCGAGCGCGCGGACACGGTCATCGTCGAAGCCGGCACGGGCACGGGCAAGACCTTCGCCTACCTGGTTCCGGCCATGCTGTGGGGCGGCAAGGTGATCCTCTCTACCGGCACCAAGAACCTGCAGGACCAGCTCTTCCTGCGTGATATCCCCACGGTGCGCAAAGCGCTCAATGTGCCGGTATCGGTGGCGTTGCTCAAGGGGCGGGCCAACTATCTCTGCCACTACCACCTGGAGCGGGCCGAGATCCAGGGCCGCCTGGCTTCGCGCCAGGATGCCGCCTGGCTGCGCGAGATCGCCCGCTTTGCCAAGGTCACGTCGTCAGGCGACAAGGGCGAGCTGGCCTCGGTGCCGGAAAACGCGCCGGTCTGGCAGCTGGTCACCTCGACCCGCGACAACTGCCTCGGCACCGAGTGCCCGAGCTACAAAGAGTGCTTTGTGATGCGCGCCCGCAAGGAAGCACAGCAGGCGGACATCGTGGTGGTCAACCACCACCTGTTCTTTGCCGACGTGGTGCTGCGCGACACCGGCATGGCCGAGCTGCTGCCGGCTGCCAATACGGTGATCTTCGACGAAGCGCACCAGCTCCCCGATACGGCCACGCTGTTTTTCGGCGAGAGCCTGTCGACCAGCCAGTTGCTGGAGCTCGCGCGGGACACCGTGGCCGAAGGCCTCTCGCATGCGCGGGACGCCGCCGACTGGGTGCGGATCGCGGCACCCCTTGAGCGCGCCGCGCGGGACCTGCGCCTGGCCTTCACCCGGGACAATTCCCGCCTGGCGGTGAGCCAGATCGAGGCGGATCCCCGCATCGGCAAGCCGTTCTTCGAGACGCTGGATGCGCTCGAAACCGCGCTGTCGGAGTTCGTGACCCTGCTGGAAAGCCAGGCCGAACGCGCCGAGTCGCTGGAGCAGTGCCATCGCCGCGCGGTGGAGCTCGACCAGCGGCTGGCCGCCTGGCGCAACGATTCCAAGGGGCGCCGCCGGCGGCCGCCGTAGAGGGCGATGAAAAAGCCCCGGCCAGCGCGGCATTCGGACCGGAAACCGTGCGCTGGGTCGAGGTGTTCTCCCAGACCGTGCAGTTGCACCGCACGCCCTTGTCGATCGCGCCGATCTTCACGCGCCAGCGCGAAGGGCACCCGCGCGCCTGGATCTTCACCTCGGCCACGCTATCCGTGAAGGGCAATTTCACGCACTATGCGGCCCAGCTCGGCCTGGACAAGGACAAGTCGCTGACGTTGCCCAGCCCGTTCGACTACGCCACCCAGGGCTTGCTCTACGTGCCGCGCGACCTGCCGGCGCCGCAGTCGCCGCAGTTCACCGACGCCGTGGTGCAGACCGCGCTGCCGCTGATCGAGGCCGCCGGCGGCCGCGCTTTCCTGCTGTGCACCACGCTGCGGGCAGTGCAGCGCGCCTCCGACCTGCTTTACGAGGCCTTCGCGGAACGCGGCCTGGAGTTGCCCTTGCTGGTCCAGGGCCAGGCCAGCCGTACCGAATTGCTGGATCGCTTCCGCGAGCTCGGCAATGCCGTGCTGGTGGGCAGCCAGAGCTTCTGGGAAGGCGTCGACGTGCGCGGCGAGGCGCTCTCGCTGGTCATCATCGACAAACTGCCGTTTGCCCCGCCAGACGACCCCGTGCTGGCGGCGCGCATGGAAGTCCTGCAGAAGAAGGGCCTGAGCCCGTTCGCCGTGCATCAGTTGCCGCACGCCGTGATCACGCTCAAGCAGGGCGCGGGGCGACTGATCCGCTCGGAATCCGACCGTGGCGTGCTGGTGATCTGCGATACCAGGCTGGTGGAGAAGCCCTACGGCCGCCAGATCTGGCAAAGCCTGCCGCCCTTCAAGCGCACGCGCGAGGCCGAGACGGTGGTCCGCTTCCTGGAGTCGCTGCGCGATGGCGAAGGCGCGCCGGCGGCTGACGACGCCGGAGGCGAGGCCGCGCTTGATTGACCGCCTGGCGCGGCGGCAAGCAAAAACAAAAACCCGATCTTGCGATCGGGTTTTTGTTGCCGGGGCGCTGGCGCCACCGGCGTACTCAAGTGCCTGTGCTGGCGTTCAGAACTTCAGAACACTTCCCACCAGGACTTGTCCTTGCGGCGTTCCCCGTACTTGATGTAATCGCTGTTGGGGAAGTTCTTTTCCATCACGCGGGCGGTATCGTCGCGCAGGTCCTTCATGCCCAGCGAATCGTACGAGCGGATCATGATGTACAGCGCTTCCTCGTTGGCCGGAGCGCCGTCATAGTCCTTGAGCGCCTGCTGGGCCCGGTTGGCGGCGGCCAGGTAGGCGCCACGCCGGTAGTAGTAGCGCGCCGCATGGACCTCGTGCTGGGCCAGCGAGTTCACGATGTATTGCATGCGCGCGGCAGCATCCGTCGTGTACTTGCTGTCCGGGAAGCGCGTGACCAGCGTGTTGAAGGCGTCATAAGCGGCGCGCGCGGCCTTGGGGTCACGCTCGCTCAGGTCCTGGCCGGAAAAACGGCCAAGCCAGCCCAAATTGTCATTGAAGCTTGATCAGGCCCTTCAGGTAATAGGCATAATCCACGTTCGGGTGATTCGGATGCAACTGGATGAAGCGGTCGACTGACGCAAGCGCGGCGGCGTTTTCGCCGTCCTTGTAGTTGGCGTAGGCGGTATCGATCTGTGCCTGCTGGGCGAAACGGCCGAAGGGATAACGTCCCTCCAGCTTCTCGTACAGCTTCACAGCCCGGGTAAAGTCGCCGGAATCTAGTGCGTCCTTGGCTTCCGAATATAATTTGTTAGCCGACCAGCCGGCAGTTTCGTCTGGTTGATCCGACAGCAGGCCGCACGCCGATAGCATGACGCAGCCGCCTGCGAGCAGAATCGCTCCAATTCTTGCGCGCCAGCTGGCGCGCTTCATGCTCATCAATTGCATGGGCAACGTATCCCGGATGAAAAATAGCATCAAGCATTATAGCCCAAGCCCCTTGCCGGAAACCGCCGCCAAGGGCATCGAGCAGCAAGCTGCCGATTCAACCGACATCCTGAGCGAGGTGGAGGACCTGGAAGACCTGACCGATGTGGCCGCGCTAGGCGGCCTGGAGGCGGGAGCGGAGGCATCCCCAATCGAATTGGAGATGCAGCCGGTTGAGATTGAAGTTGATGGCGCATCACATGGTGAGCGCCTCGATAAGT from Cupriavidus sp. D39 includes the following:
- a CDS encoding DUF465 domain-containing protein, with product MDRNLNTLSRQIMELQIEHRDLDYLIDRMAADASHDELQLRRLKKRRLKLKDAITLLQLQLEPDVPA